The following proteins are co-located in the Gossypium hirsutum isolate 1008001.06 chromosome A02, Gossypium_hirsutum_v2.1, whole genome shotgun sequence genome:
- the LOC107951182 gene encoding mavicyanin, whose product MANLRCLTKHFICACQLLFLLQAEVFCSQYKVGDLDAWGIPTSANPQVYAKWSKNHSFKLGDSLLFLYPPSQDSVIQVTEQSYNSCDLKDPILYMNNGNSLFNITKPGEYFFTSGEPGHCEKKQKLYIAVLSGNGSAALAPSYGPSALPDTASSPSYTTVFGNIPQPPSSSPSLGFPLFVTAVVASATWGIINAMI is encoded by the exons ATGGCCAATCTTAGATGTCTCACAAAACATTTCATATGTGCTTGTCAGCTTCTCTTTTTATTGCAAGCCGAAGTCTTTTGTTCTCAGTACAAGGTTGGAGATTTAGATGCTTGGGGCATTCCAACATCAGCAAATCCCCAAGTATATGCCAAATGGTCCAAAAACCATTCCTTCAAGCTCGGAGACTCTCTCT TGTTCCTATACCCACCAAGTCAAGATTCAGTGATCCAAGTGACGGAACAATCCTACAACAGTTGTGACCTCAAAGATCCAATCTTGTACATGAACAATGGCAACTCACTGTTCAACATCACTAAGCCTGGGGAGTATTTCTTCACCAGTGGGGAGCCTGGTCACTGTGAAAAGAAGCAGAAGCTGTACATCGCTGTGCTTTCAGGCAACGGCTCTGCAGCACTTGCTCCTTCTTACGGTCCTTCTGCATTACCGGACACTGCATCGTCACCGTCTTACACGACTGTCTTCGGCAACATCCCTCAACCGCCTTCTTCATCGCCGTCACTAGGGTTCCCATTATTCGTTACAGCTGTTGTTGCATCAGCCACATGGGGAATAATCAATGCCATGATATGA